A single Pseudochaenichthys georgianus chromosome 10, fPseGeo1.2, whole genome shotgun sequence DNA region contains:
- the stard14 gene encoding START domain containing 14 produces the protein MSILPDEAVFADFKKQCLSTDNWANKYDKEGMQVWVETSTSQKKNPVHKIKCKMTMKDVSAATMYDVLHDSQYRKKWDPAMLDTFDIARLSTNADVGYYSWLCPKPIKNRDVVSLRSWKVTEEEYIIVNFSVKHPKYPPRSDLVRAISVLTGYFIKPIGPNSCTFIYLSQADPKGSLPKWVGNQASKVLAPRVMRSVHEAGQNYQQWKGQNSPAQKPWLCPEQNVLPMMDPGELSIQRADSLENVDESSKISTQECEDSS, from the exons GGTGTTTGCTGACTTTAAAAAGCAGTGTTTGTCTACGGACAATTGGGCCAACAAGTACGATAAGGAGGGGATGCAAGTGTGGGTCGAAACTTCTACTTCCCAAAAAAAGAATCCTGTTCACAAAATCAAG TGTAAAATGACAATGAAAGATGTATCAGCTGCCACAATGTACGACGTCCTTCACGATAGCCAGTACCGTAAGAAGTGGGACCCCGCCATGTTGGACACATTTGACATTGCCCGGCTCTCTACTAATGCCGATGTGGGATATTACTCAT GGCTGTGTCCAAAGCCCATAAAGAACAGAGATGTGGTGAGCCTGCGTTCCTGGAAGGTGACGGAGGAAGAGTACATCATTGTTAACTTCTCAGTCAAACATCCG AAATACCCTCCTCGCAGTGACCTTGTGAGGGCCATTTCCGTCCTCACAGGATATTTCATCAAGCCCATTGGACCAAACAGCTGCACTTTCATATACCTTTCACAAGCTGACCCCAAAG GTTCTCTTCCAAAGTGGGTTGGAAACCAAGCTTCTAAAGTTCTCGCTCCCAGG GTGATGAGGAGTGTACACGAGGCGGGACAGAACTACCAACAGTGGAAAGGGCAGAACTCTCCGGCCCAGAAGCCCTGGTTGTGCCCGGAGCAGAACGTCCTGCCCATGATGGACCCGGGCGAGCTGTCCATACAGAGAGCAGACTCGCTAGAAAACGTGGACGAGAGTTCAAAGATCTCCACTCAGGAGTGCGAAGACAGCAGTTAA